A genomic region of Chlorobaculum parvum NCIB 8327 contains the following coding sequences:
- a CDS encoding O-acetylhomoserine aminocarboxypropyltransferase/cysteine synthase family protein yields the protein MTKDNSYRFETLQVHAGQEPDPVTGSRAVPIYQTTSYVFENAEHGADLFALRKPGNIYTRLMNPTTDVLEKRMAALEGGKAALGVASGHSAQFITIATICQAGDNIVSSSSLYGGTYNQFKVAFKRLGIEVKFVDVNDPEAFRRAIDENTKALYMESIGNPAFNVPDFDAVAAIARENGIPLIVDNTFGCAGYLCRPIDHGASIVVESATKWIGGHGTSMGGIIVDAGTFDWGNGKFPLFTEPSEGYHGLKFYEAVGDLAFIARARVEGLRDFGPAISPFNSFMLLQGLETLSLRVERHLDNTLALARWLQSHDAVAWVNYPGLESHPTHELAKKYLTHGFGCVLTFGVKGGYEKAVKFIDSVKLASHLANVGDAKTLVIHPASTTHQQLSAEEQKSAGVTEDMVRVSVGIEHIDDIKADFSQAFENLA from the coding sequence ATGACCAAGGACAACAGCTACCGGTTCGAGACTTTGCAGGTCCACGCCGGTCAGGAGCCCGATCCGGTGACCGGATCGCGAGCGGTGCCGATTTACCAGACCACGTCGTATGTGTTCGAGAATGCCGAGCACGGGGCCGATCTGTTCGCGCTTCGCAAGCCGGGCAACATCTACACGCGCCTGATGAACCCGACCACCGATGTGCTCGAAAAGCGCATGGCAGCGCTCGAAGGGGGCAAGGCGGCCCTCGGCGTGGCGAGCGGCCACTCGGCGCAGTTCATCACCATCGCCACCATCTGTCAGGCGGGTGACAACATCGTTTCGTCAAGCTCTCTGTACGGCGGCACCTACAACCAGTTCAAGGTGGCGTTCAAGCGTCTCGGTATCGAGGTGAAGTTCGTGGACGTCAACGATCCGGAGGCGTTCAGGCGTGCTATCGACGAGAACACCAAGGCGCTGTACATGGAGTCGATCGGCAACCCGGCGTTCAACGTGCCCGATTTTGACGCGGTGGCCGCAATCGCGCGCGAGAACGGGATTCCGCTTATTGTCGATAATACCTTCGGCTGCGCGGGTTATCTCTGTCGCCCGATCGATCACGGCGCGTCCATCGTCGTCGAGTCGGCTACGAAATGGATCGGCGGGCACGGTACCTCGATGGGTGGTATCATCGTCGATGCGGGCACGTTCGACTGGGGCAATGGCAAGTTTCCGCTCTTCACGGAGCCTTCGGAAGGGTACCACGGTCTGAAGTTTTACGAAGCGGTCGGCGATCTGGCCTTCATCGCGCGGGCGCGGGTCGAGGGGCTGCGGGACTTCGGCCCGGCGATCAGCCCGTTCAACTCCTTCATGCTGTTGCAGGGCCTCGAAACCCTCTCGCTCCGCGTTGAGCGTCACCTCGACAACACGCTCGCATTGGCCCGCTGGCTCCAGTCGCACGACGCGGTCGCTTGGGTGAACTATCCGGGTCTCGAAAGCCATCCGACCCACGAGCTGGCCAAAAAATACCTCACGCACGGTTTCGGTTGCGTGCTTACCTTCGGTGTGAAGGGTGGCTACGAAAAAGCGGTGAAATTCATCGACAGCGTGAAGCTGGCCAGCCACCTGGCCAACGTTGGCGACGCCAAGACGCTGGTGATTCATCCCGCTTCGACGACGCATCAGCAGCTCAGCGCCGAAGAGCAGAAGTCGGCGGGCGTGACTGAGGACATGGTTCGCGTGTCGGTCGGCATCGAGCATATCGATGACATCAAGGCTGATTTCAGCCAGGCATTCGAGAATTTAGCATGA
- the rsmB gene encoding 16S rRNA (cytosine(967)-C(5))-methyltransferase RsmB, with protein sequence MTAREIALRVLIDLDGMKKSEELLNRMLERSSLERNDRALARELVAGTLKYRLQCDFVIERFYRHDYAKAAEVLKHILRLGVYQLLHLDRVPRSAAVNESVKLARKFKGEHLAKLVNGLLRNLSKATIDLEGWTADLPEAKRLSILYSYPEWLTSRWIANYGAETAAKMLAYGNQPPATAYRINLLKSDPETLLATPELSDAKRVSDDEGLGSFFFSKSFDRMEPLLRDGVVSVQNPTQGLACLLAAPQPGSTVVDLCAAPGGKSTFMAELMQNRGRIIALDRTPAKVERLASNAQALGITIIEPREGDALTFELEGAVDTVLLDAPCTGTGVLGRRAELRWRTTPEKLWELVELQAAMLDHAASLLPAGGVLVYATCSVEPEENEQQAEAFLKRHPEFVAEQSRLTLPGAHEGFDGGFAVRFRKTES encoded by the coding sequence ATGACCGCACGTGAAATCGCCCTCCGCGTCCTCATCGACCTCGACGGAATGAAGAAATCCGAAGAGCTGCTCAACCGGATGCTCGAACGCTCCAGCCTTGAGCGAAACGACCGTGCGCTTGCGCGAGAGCTGGTTGCAGGCACCCTGAAATACCGGCTGCAATGCGACTTCGTGATCGAACGATTTTACCGGCACGATTATGCGAAGGCCGCCGAAGTGCTCAAGCACATCCTGCGGCTTGGCGTGTACCAGCTCCTGCACCTCGACCGCGTGCCCCGCTCGGCAGCGGTGAACGAATCGGTCAAACTCGCCCGCAAATTCAAGGGCGAACATCTGGCAAAGCTGGTCAACGGCCTGTTGCGCAACCTCTCGAAGGCGACAATCGATCTGGAAGGCTGGACGGCCGACTTGCCCGAAGCCAAACGACTGTCGATCCTGTACTCCTACCCGGAGTGGCTGACCAGCCGATGGATCGCCAACTACGGAGCTGAAACCGCTGCAAAGATGCTCGCCTACGGGAACCAGCCGCCCGCAACCGCCTACCGGATCAACCTGCTGAAGTCCGATCCCGAGACGCTGCTCGCCACACCTGAGCTTTCGGATGCGAAGCGGGTTTCAGACGACGAAGGGCTCGGCAGCTTCTTTTTCTCGAAGTCATTCGACCGCATGGAGCCGCTGCTGCGAGATGGCGTCGTCAGCGTACAAAACCCGACGCAGGGACTCGCTTGCCTGCTCGCTGCACCGCAACCGGGCAGCACGGTGGTCGATTTATGCGCCGCGCCGGGCGGCAAATCGACCTTCATGGCCGAACTGATGCAGAATCGCGGGCGCATCATCGCCCTCGACCGCACGCCCGCCAAAGTCGAACGCCTCGCATCGAATGCGCAGGCACTCGGCATCACCATCATCGAGCCGCGAGAGGGCGACGCGCTGACGTTCGAGCTGGAAGGGGCTGTGGATACCGTCCTGCTCGACGCGCCCTGCACCGGCACCGGCGTGCTGGGCCGCCGCGCTGAGCTGCGCTGGCGCACCACGCCCGAAAAGCTCTGGGAGCTGGTCGAGCTGCAAGCCGCGATGCTTGACCACGCAGCTTCGCTGCTCCCGGCCGGCGGCGTGCTCGTCTACGCCACCTGCTCGGTCGAACCCGAGGAGAACGAACAGCAGGCCGAGGCCTTCCTGAAACGCCACCCCGAGTTCGTAGCTGAACAATCGCGACTGACGTTGCCCGGCGCACACGAAGGGTTCGACGGAGGTTTTGCCGTACGTTTCCGGAAAACGGAGAGCTGA